One genomic window of Ruminococcus gauvreauii includes the following:
- a CDS encoding LCP family protein: MNEKLKKAGRTVWKKVTQIAAGFAEDVASHVHCAAEHKWKTAANCSLFVLAMILLCASVVYAKGHSYFAQSNYVPDSEVQEAIPEEQAKEPAEEEPVDEELQAIQENIKKYRGESNVMTEENVYNVLLIGVDRTTSTENANSDSMILLSVNYEKKQISMVSLMRDTCVDIPGIGYRKLNAAYANGGGPLLAETVTENFKINVDRYMAVSFKDMIDIIDAVGAISITFTEKEAANANQTMEHMCQNMNIEDRYPEYMIPGAGTYECNGIQTVAYARIRKVGNSDYQRTERQREVLMKLTQKIRQMSIPDIDKLANRLMPLVTHNIPENEFWGLLGKVPSMLHYELVKDRIPYDGMFVSRNEKLMPDWEQTIPKLQEMLYGSKLQENTDEEAAGESAES; the protein is encoded by the coding sequence ATGAACGAAAAATTGAAAAAGGCCGGACGGACAGTTTGGAAAAAGGTCACTCAGATTGCGGCTGGTTTTGCGGAGGATGTGGCATCGCATGTGCATTGTGCTGCAGAACATAAGTGGAAGACTGCTGCCAACTGCAGTCTCTTTGTGCTGGCAATGATCCTGCTGTGTGCCTCGGTTGTGTATGCGAAAGGGCACAGTTATTTTGCGCAGTCGAATTATGTGCCGGACAGCGAGGTACAGGAGGCAATACCGGAGGAGCAGGCAAAAGAACCGGCGGAAGAAGAGCCGGTTGATGAAGAGCTGCAGGCGATACAGGAAAATATTAAAAAGTATCGCGGCGAAAGCAACGTCATGACGGAGGAAAATGTGTATAATGTGCTTCTCATCGGGGTGGACAGGACCACAAGTACGGAGAATGCAAATTCCGATTCCATGATCCTGCTGTCTGTGAACTACGAGAAAAAGCAGATCAGTATGGTTTCCCTGATGCGGGATACATGTGTGGATATACCGGGGATCGGATACCGCAAATTGAATGCGGCGTATGCAAACGGCGGGGGACCTCTGCTCGCTGAGACAGTGACCGAGAATTTCAAAATCAATGTGGACCGGTATATGGCGGTTTCTTTTAAGGACATGATCGATATTATCGATGCAGTCGGAGCGATCTCGATCACATTCACCGAAAAAGAAGCGGCAAATGCAAATCAGACGATGGAACACATGTGCCAGAATATGAATATCGAGGACCGCTACCCGGAGTATATGATACCGGGGGCAGGTACGTATGAATGCAATGGAATACAGACGGTTGCCTATGCCAGGATCCGCAAGGTGGGAAATTCGGATTATCAGAGGACTGAGCGGCAGCGTGAAGTCCTGATGAAGCTCACACAGAAGATCCGCCAGATGAGTATCCCGGATATCGATAAACTGGCAAACCGGCTGATGCCGCTGGTCACACATAATATACCGGAAAATGAATTCTGGGGACTTCTCGGCAAAGTTCCGTCGATGCTTCACTATGAGCTGGTGAAAGACAGGATTCCCTATGACGGCATGTTTGTCTCAAGAAATGAAAAGCTGATGCCTGACTGGGAACAGACGATTCCGAAGCTGCAGGAGATGCTTTACGGTTCAAAATTGCAGGAGAATACGGACGAAGAGGCGGCCGGGGAATCTGCGGAATCGTAA
- a CDS encoding carbohydrate kinase family protein — protein sequence MPYDAIIIGASIIDIPAGPVDASVFSTGSHPVDRLAFQVGGDAINEATVLSHLGADIKLVSKIGSDPGGDFILQHCSRHRIDTSSIVRDPSMDTGINIVLIEKNGERSFITSRSGGLRQLKPEDIDLSVFSESSLLCFASIFVFPYFQNDDLVRIFSKAKEHGMTLCADMTKCKNKETTEDIREALSYLDFVFPNLEEAQMVTRKEDPDEAADAFLDCGVKHAVIKLGKQGCLIKSRSERIIVPAVPDAVCLDTTGAGDNFAAGFLYGLIKKQPLYECGRLANETAARCIARMGATAWIE from the coding sequence ATGCCGTACGATGCAATTATCATAGGTGCTTCTATCATCGATATCCCTGCCGGGCCTGTGGATGCATCCGTATTTTCCACGGGGTCGCATCCGGTAGACCGGCTTGCCTTTCAGGTCGGAGGCGACGCCATCAATGAGGCGACCGTCCTGTCCCACCTGGGAGCTGATATCAAGCTGGTCAGCAAGATCGGCAGCGATCCCGGCGGAGATTTTATCCTGCAGCACTGCAGCCGCCACAGAATTGATACCTCATCCATCGTCAGAGATCCGTCGATGGATACCGGAATTAATATCGTACTGATCGAAAAAAACGGGGAGCGCAGCTTTATCACCAGCAGAAGCGGGGGGCTGCGGCAGCTGAAACCCGAGGACATCGACCTGTCTGTATTTTCAGAGAGCTCCCTGCTGTGCTTTGCAAGTATTTTTGTCTTTCCGTATTTTCAGAATGACGACCTAGTCCGCATCTTTTCAAAGGCAAAGGAGCACGGGATGACGCTCTGCGCTGATATGACAAAATGTAAAAACAAAGAGACCACTGAGGATATCCGGGAAGCACTGTCTTATCTGGACTTCGTATTTCCAAATCTGGAGGAAGCACAGATGGTTACCCGGAAAGAAGATCCGGATGAGGCTGCGGACGCCTTTCTGGACTGCGGCGTCAAGCACGCCGTCATCAAGCTGGGAAAGCAGGGGTGCCTGATCAAAAGCCGCAGCGAACGTATCATCGTCCCCGCCGTTCCTGATGCCGTGTGCCTTGATACCACCGGTGCCGGCGATAATTTTGCCGCCGGTTTCCTGTACGGCCTGATAAAAAAACAGCCGCTGTACGAATGCGGCCGCCTTGCGAACGAGACTGCGGCACGCTGCATCGCCAGGATGGGCGCCACCGCATGGATTGAATAA
- a CDS encoding HNH endonuclease family protein: MILIRRGREPDSLLQYRKSDPKACYEELSPKPREDIRRQMWEEQKGLCAYCMCRIKAPEDIRIEHYSARNPKNGIYDAASTLDYKRMLGVCYGNSLQPGVKEEDMTCDAHRKNIPLTVDPFDIYLIRKICYTSDGYITSDDIKIKTDVEETLNLNCKASSLPENRKNVLLQAKREIRKICGNKSHDTYLAFLEKVHQRYVEQRMLTPYCGIVIAWLEKQLGIY, translated from the coding sequence GTGATATTAATTCGGAGAGGAAGGGAACCGGATAGTTTATTGCAATATAGAAAAAGTGATCCAAAAGCATGTTATGAAGAATTGTCGCCGAAACCACGTGAAGATATTCGCAGGCAAATGTGGGAAGAACAAAAAGGATTGTGTGCATATTGTATGTGCAGGATTAAGGCACCAGAAGATATCAGGATTGAACATTACAGTGCCAGAAACCCAAAGAATGGAATATATGATGCGGCGAGTACCTTGGATTATAAACGTATGTTGGGTGTATGTTATGGAAACAGCCTTCAACCCGGGGTGAAAGAGGAAGATATGACATGTGATGCTCATAGAAAAAATATTCCACTGACTGTAGATCCCTTCGATATTTATTTGATTAGAAAAATCTGCTATACATCAGACGGATATATTACGTCAGATGATATAAAAATAAAAACAGATGTGGAAGAGACACTTAATTTAAATTGTAAAGCCAGTTCATTGCCAGAGAACAGAAAAAATGTTCTGCTCCAGGCAAAACGTGAGATTAGAAAAATATGTGGAAATAAAAGTCATGATACATATTTGGCGTTTCTGGAAAAAGTGCATCAGAGATATGTGGAACAAAGGATGCTTACACCTTATTGTGGAATTGTGATTGCGTGGTTGGAGAAACAACTCGGTATATATTAG
- a CDS encoding AAA family ATPase, with the protein MKLNTLQIKNYRCFEETALFLDDHLTLFVGKNGAGKSTILDAIAIAISSFLCGIEGTISRNIHKEDARYKFYELDGIIDAQQQFPVEITGYGICNGKADVKWTRSLNSSGGKTTLKGAQQIIHIAEQMQEQIMMGNAEIVLPVLSYYGTGRLYAQKKEKRNLKSLQKFNRQVGYLDCMAAESNEKMMLNWFEKMTLKSLQNQQKTGTVEKIIQLKVVEEAICKCFREISGFEDPAITFDLDTHRIIMEYTDDAKKRCRFALNEMSDGYKNTLSMIGDIAYRMAVLNPQMGEQVLEKTPGIILVDEIDLHLHPEWQQTILKDLQSVFPKVQFVVTSHAPSVINSVEKEHIRILDNSQVYVPAEQTYGRDANSILREVMGVWERPADVRQLLSEFYQAIDKREIKHAEELLNQIEEIVGSTDPEISGARITLDFEKMQEEQQ; encoded by the coding sequence ATGAAATTAAATACGCTCCAGATTAAAAATTATAGATGCTTTGAGGAGACAGCTCTTTTTTTAGATGATCATTTAACATTGTTTGTCGGTAAAAATGGGGCAGGGAAGTCTACTATATTAGATGCAATAGCGATAGCAATCAGCTCTTTTTTATGCGGAATAGAGGGAACTATAAGCAGAAATATTCATAAAGAGGATGCAAGATATAAATTCTATGAATTAGATGGAATTATTGATGCGCAGCAGCAGTTTCCGGTAGAAATTACGGGTTATGGTATATGCAACGGTAAAGCAGATGTAAAATGGACACGCTCACTTAATTCCAGTGGAGGAAAAACGACATTAAAGGGTGCACAGCAGATTATTCATATTGCGGAACAAATGCAGGAACAGATCATGATGGGGAATGCGGAAATTGTTTTACCTGTGCTATCCTATTATGGAACGGGCAGGCTTTATGCCCAGAAAAAAGAAAAAAGAAATTTAAAATCCCTTCAAAAGTTTAACCGTCAGGTAGGCTATCTGGACTGTATGGCGGCTGAGTCAAATGAAAAAATGATGTTGAATTGGTTTGAAAAAATGACGCTGAAAAGTCTGCAGAACCAGCAAAAAACCGGTACAGTAGAAAAAATAATACAATTAAAGGTAGTGGAAGAAGCTATCTGTAAATGTTTCCGGGAAATCAGTGGATTTGAGGATCCAGCAATCACTTTTGATCTGGATACACACAGAATTATAATGGAATATACAGATGATGCCAAAAAAAGATGCAGATTTGCACTTAATGAGATGAGTGATGGATATAAGAATACACTAAGTATGATTGGCGATATAGCCTATCGGATGGCAGTTTTAAATCCTCAGATGGGAGAGCAGGTACTGGAAAAAACCCCGGGTATTATTTTAGTTGATGAGATTGACCTTCATCTTCATCCTGAGTGGCAGCAGACAATATTGAAAGACCTGCAGAGTGTTTTTCCAAAAGTACAGTTCGTAGTCACTTCTCACGCTCCGTCAGTCATTAATTCGGTTGAGAAAGAGCATATACGAATTCTTGATAACAGTCAGGTTTATGTTCCAGCAGAACAGACATATGGACGAGATGCGAATTCTATTTTAAGAGAAGTGATGGGAGTGTGGGAACGTCCGGCAGACGTTCGACAGTTATTATCTGAATTTTATCAAGCCATCGACAAGCGAGAAATAAAACATGCAGAGGAATTGCTAAATCAAATAGAAGAAATAGTAGGAAGTACTGATCCTGAAATAAGTGGAGCAAGAATAACTTTAGATTTTGAGAAAATGCAGGAGGAGCAGCAGTGA
- a CDS encoding GNAT family N-acetyltransferase, whose product MLQIREMCAEDEELVLPMVHEFYHSDAVDHTVDDSILRRTFADAVRDGSLLRGVMLLDGERPVGFAYITCFYACETGGVTVMIEEIYLNETCRGKGYGTQFFEWLFDEYPEAKRFRLEVTKSNEGAVRLYEKLGFTFMSYDQMIKDR is encoded by the coding sequence ATGTTGCAGATAAGAGAGATGTGTGCCGAAGACGAGGAACTGGTCCTGCCGATGGTTCATGAATTCTATCACAGTGATGCGGTCGATCATACGGTGGACGACAGCATCCTCAGGAGGACATTTGCGGATGCGGTGCGCGACGGTTCGCTGCTGCGCGGCGTGATGCTTCTGGATGGGGAACGGCCGGTTGGATTTGCTTATATCACATGCTTTTATGCGTGTGAGACCGGCGGAGTTACCGTGATGATAGAAGAAATTTACCTGAATGAGACATGCCGGGGAAAGGGGTACGGGACACAGTTTTTCGAATGGTTGTTCGATGAATACCCCGAGGCGAAACGTTTCCGCCTGGAAGTGACGAAGAGTAATGAGGGTGCAGTGCGGCTGTATGAAAAGCTGGGCTTTACTTTCATGAGTTATGACCAGATGATAAAAGACAGATAA
- a CDS encoding hydrolase yields MRIKAEDTMAMIVDYQESLMKVMYQGEELERNASILIQGLRTLDIPMMITQQYTKGLGNSVQSVYEAAGTDEYLDKKTFSCWKDEAIAEKVKSFGKKNIIICGIETHICVLQTCIDLKEHGYQPILITDCVSSRKKSDKDTAVSRAIQEGILVSTYESILFELLEKAGSDTFKTISKLIK; encoded by the coding sequence ATGAGGATTAAGGCAGAAGATACGATGGCGATGATCGTGGATTATCAGGAAAGCCTGATGAAAGTGATGTATCAGGGGGAGGAACTGGAGAGAAATGCATCGATTCTCATCCAAGGGCTGAGGACGCTTGATATTCCCATGATGATCACACAGCAGTACACAAAGGGACTGGGAAACTCTGTACAGTCTGTTTACGAGGCGGCGGGTACGGATGAATATCTTGACAAAAAGACATTCAGCTGCTGGAAGGACGAGGCGATCGCCGAGAAAGTAAAAAGTTTTGGAAAGAAAAATATTATCATCTGCGGCATCGAGACTCATATCTGTGTGCTGCAGACCTGTATTGACTTAAAGGAACACGGGTATCAGCCTATACTGATCACGGACTGCGTGAGTTCAAGGAAAAAGAGTGACAAAGACACGGCGGTCAGCCGTGCGATCCAGGAGGGGATCCTGGTGAGTACGTATGAGTCGATCCTGTTTGAGCTGCTGGAGAAAGCCGGCTCGGATACCTTTAAGACGATATCCAAACTGATCAAATAG
- a CDS encoding O-acetylhomoserine aminocarboxypropyltransferase/cysteine synthase family protein → MELKKETICVQGGWQPGNGEPRVLPIYQSTTFKYETSEEMGKLFDLEKEGYFYSRLQNPTCDTVAQKICDLEGGVAAMLTSSGQSATLMAVTNICEEGDHVICAAKVYGGTSNLLTVTLKRFGIDVTLVDQDADREILEKEFRPNTKAVFAESISNPAGVILDIDKFVSLAHEHGVPMICDNTFATPINCRPFEFGADIVVHSTTKYMDGHAMAMGGCIVDSGNFDWDAYADKYPGLTTPDDSYHGVIYTQRFGKKAFIMKATAQLMRDMGVCQSPQNAFLTNIGLETLHLRVPRHFENALKVAEFLENHEKVAWVEFAGLKSSRYYELAQKYMPNGTCGVLCFGPKGGKDGAMRFTNALKMIAIVTHVADARSCVLHPASHTHRQLNDEQLAEAGVLPDLIRLSVGIENVDDIIADLKQALEAV, encoded by the coding sequence ATGGAGTTGAAGAAAGAGACAATCTGTGTGCAGGGCGGGTGGCAGCCGGGAAATGGCGAGCCGCGTGTGCTGCCTATTTACCAGAGCACCACATTTAAGTATGAGACGAGTGAGGAGATGGGTAAGCTGTTTGACCTGGAGAAGGAGGGATATTTCTATTCCAGACTTCAGAATCCCACCTGTGATACCGTAGCTCAGAAGATCTGCGACCTGGAAGGCGGTGTGGCAGCCATGCTGACTTCATCTGGACAGTCTGCGACACTGATGGCGGTGACGAATATCTGTGAGGAGGGTGACCACGTGATCTGCGCGGCAAAGGTATACGGTGGGACATCGAACCTTCTGACAGTGACACTGAAACGTTTTGGGATTGACGTGACGCTGGTGGATCAGGATGCGGACAGAGAAATTTTAGAAAAAGAATTCCGTCCGAATACAAAGGCGGTGTTTGCGGAGAGCATATCCAATCCGGCAGGAGTTATACTTGATATTGATAAATTCGTATCGTTGGCTCATGAGCACGGCGTCCCGATGATCTGTGACAACACATTTGCGACTCCGATCAATTGCCGTCCGTTTGAATTCGGAGCAGATATCGTGGTACATTCCACGACGAAATATATGGACGGGCATGCCATGGCGATGGGCGGCTGTATCGTGGACAGCGGTAATTTTGACTGGGATGCATATGCGGATAAGTATCCGGGGCTGACGACGCCGGACGATTCCTATCATGGGGTGATCTATACGCAGCGGTTTGGAAAGAAGGCATTTATCATGAAAGCAACGGCGCAGCTGATGCGGGATATGGGAGTGTGCCAGTCTCCTCAGAATGCATTTTTGACGAACATCGGACTGGAGACGCTGCACTTAAGAGTTCCGCGTCATTTTGAAAATGCGCTGAAGGTTGCTGAGTTTCTGGAAAACCATGAGAAGGTAGCATGGGTAGAATTCGCGGGTCTTAAGAGCAGCAGGTATTATGAGCTGGCGCAGAAATATATGCCGAACGGTACCTGCGGGGTGCTGTGTTTCGGACCAAAAGGCGGGAAAGACGGGGCGATGCGCTTTACGAATGCCCTAAAGATGATCGCGATTGTGACGCACGTCGCAGATGCGCGCTCCTGTGTGCTGCATCCTGCCAGCCATACACACCGTCAGCTGAACGATGAGCAGCTGGCTGAGGCGGGGGTACTTCCGGATCTGATCCGTCTGTCTGTCGGCATTGAAAATGTTGATGATATCATTGCGGATCTCAAGCAGGCGCTTGAGGCGGTTTAA
- a CDS encoding FeoB-associated Cys-rich membrane protein, translating into MAEFIIIAVIAAYAVWVIVRKIRQFRQGKFCDCDCGSCPGQAKCCTKERDKGE; encoded by the coding sequence ATGGCTGAATTTATCATCATCGCAGTGATTGCAGCATATGCAGTCTGGGTCATCGTGAGAAAAATCCGGCAGTTTCGGCAGGGTAAGTTCTGTGACTGCGACTGCGGCAGCTGTCCCGGACAGGCAAAGTGCTGCACAAAAGAACGGGATAAGGGAGAATAA
- a CDS encoding Fic family protein, which translates to MYMSVKQTAEKWGITDRRVRILCSEGKIPGVIREGRSWKIPEEAKKPEDGRYKSAESLLENIDRKKKEMDSRRPLTEGEAERLTEEFVVEYTYNSNAIEGNTLTLRETDMVLRGLTIDQKPLKDHMEAVGHKEAFDFVRDLVKDQIPLSESIIKQIHYLVLADKKDDRGIYRRVPVRIMGAKHEPVQPYLIQPNMEQLLEAYRNSTEHIIPRLARFHIEFEGIHPFIDGNGRTGRLLVNLELMKAGYPPIDIKFADRIAYYNAFDEYHVKHNLGAMEKLFAGYVNERLDNYLAMLKE; encoded by the coding sequence ATGTATATGTCAGTCAAACAGACGGCTGAGAAATGGGGCATTACAGACAGAAGAGTACGGATATTATGCTCAGAGGGTAAAATTCCAGGTGTTATCCGTGAGGGACGCAGTTGGAAGATTCCGGAAGAAGCGAAAAAACCAGAGGATGGTCGATATAAGTCTGCGGAAAGTCTGCTTGAGAATATAGACAGAAAGAAAAAAGAGATGGATTCCAGACGTCCTTTGACAGAGGGAGAGGCAGAGCGATTGACAGAGGAATTTGTAGTGGAGTATACTTATAATTCCAACGCAATCGAAGGAAATACGCTGACTCTTCGAGAAACCGATATGGTTCTGCGAGGTCTGACCATTGATCAGAAACCGTTGAAAGATCACATGGAGGCAGTTGGACACAAGGAAGCCTTCGATTTTGTTCGGGATTTAGTGAAAGATCAGATACCTTTGTCAGAAAGTATTATCAAGCAAATCCATTATCTGGTATTAGCGGATAAAAAAGATGACAGAGGTATATACAGAAGAGTTCCGGTAAGAATTATGGGTGCAAAGCATGAGCCAGTGCAGCCATATCTGATTCAGCCTAATATGGAGCAATTGCTTGAGGCGTATAGAAATAGTACAGAACATATCATTCCCCGGCTTGCCCGGTTTCATATTGAATTTGAAGGCATTCACCCGTTTATCGATGGCAACGGCCGCACGGGCCGCCTGCTTGTGAATCTGGAATTGATGAAAGCCGGATATCCGCCGATTGACATCAAATTTGCGGACCGAATTGCGTACTACAATGCTTTTGACGAATACCATGTGAAACATAATCTGGGAGCAATGGAGAAATTATTTGCAGGATATGTGAATGAAAGACTGGACAACTATTTAGCAATGTTGAAAGAATAA
- the feoB gene encoding ferrous iron transport protein B, which translates to MGNKIRVGFMGNPNCGKTTLFNAYTGANLKVANWPGVTVEKVEGSMKFQEFDIQLVDLPGTYSLTSYTMEEVVARQYVLSDEVDVIVDVADASSLERNLYLTLQLIELGKPVVLALNMMDIVEKRGMEIDLHRLPEMLGIPVIPVCARKKKGLDILMHAVVHHKDFEEKQPLIHHHDITTEHRHQHHNEFVMVYSDEIEDKIDAVRIRLKETYPGIPKARYYAIKLLEYDEETQKTYPLDLTGITDKCCESQIINEKYDFIEEVIREVLVNKEQKEESTDRIDRLLTHRFWGFPMFLCIMALVFLLTFTLGDWLKGYMGILLDFIAEEVNIGMHAVGAAGWLISLVVDGIISGVGGILTFLPNIFILFLALAFLEDSGYMARAAYVMDSLMGRMGLSGRAFIPMILGFGCTVPAVMASRTLENRADRMKTILITPFMSCSARLPVYVLFSQMFFGDYAMFAAFSMYVLGLFVAILVAFVLHILDRKEAKNNLLIELPEYKAPSAQTVWIYVWEKVKDYLTKAGTTIFIASIVMWFVLNFGPQGFVSDITQSFGSLIGKAVVPVFAPIGLGYWQIIVALIAGISAKEVVVSSCSVLFGVGNATSAAGMATLAGILGTAGFGMLNAYCMMTFSLLYIPCIATLATIKKESGSWKMTFLTAGFQLCVAWVVTFLIYQVGSML; encoded by the coding sequence ATGGGCAATAAGATACGTGTGGGATTCATGGGGAATCCAAACTGCGGAAAGACAACGCTGTTCAATGCCTATACGGGTGCCAACCTGAAGGTTGCAAACTGGCCGGGTGTTACGGTGGAGAAAGTGGAAGGCTCCATGAAATTTCAGGAGTTCGATATCCAGCTGGTGGATCTGCCGGGGACCTATAGTCTGACCTCCTATACCATGGAAGAAGTGGTGGCAAGGCAGTATGTGTTGAGCGATGAAGTGGATGTGATCGTGGATGTGGCGGATGCGTCATCACTGGAGAGGAATCTTTATCTGACGCTGCAGCTGATCGAGCTTGGAAAGCCCGTCGTGCTGGCTCTTAATATGATGGATATTGTGGAAAAACGCGGGATGGAGATCGACCTTCACCGTCTGCCGGAGATGTTGGGGATACCTGTGATTCCGGTCTGCGCGCGGAAGAAAAAGGGTCTGGATATCCTGATGCATGCCGTGGTGCATCATAAGGATTTCGAGGAGAAACAGCCGCTCATTCACCACCATGATATTACCACAGAACACAGGCATCAGCACCACAATGAATTTGTCATGGTATACAGTGATGAGATAGAAGATAAGATTGACGCGGTCAGAATACGTCTGAAAGAGACATATCCGGGCATTCCAAAAGCGCGTTACTATGCGATCAAACTTCTGGAATATGATGAAGAGACACAGAAGACATATCCTTTGGATCTGACAGGCATCACGGATAAATGCTGCGAATCGCAGATCATCAATGAAAAATATGATTTTATCGAGGAAGTCATACGTGAAGTTCTGGTAAACAAAGAACAGAAAGAAGAGAGTACAGACCGCATTGACCGGCTGCTGACGCACCGGTTCTGGGGTTTTCCGATGTTCCTTTGTATCATGGCGCTTGTCTTTCTGCTGACATTCACGCTGGGTGACTGGCTGAAAGGATATATGGGAATCCTGCTGGACTTCATCGCGGAGGAAGTGAATATCGGAATGCATGCAGTCGGTGCCGCCGGGTGGCTGATTTCGCTGGTAGTGGACGGCATCATCTCCGGGGTAGGCGGTATCCTGACATTTCTGCCGAATATATTTATTCTGTTTCTGGCGCTGGCATTTTTGGAGGACAGCGGTTATATGGCGCGCGCGGCGTATGTGATGGACAGTCTGATGGGAAGAATGGGGCTGTCCGGGCGGGCGTTTATACCGATGATTCTCGGATTTGGGTGTACGGTTCCGGCCGTTATGGCTTCACGCACACTTGAAAACCGTGCGGACCGCATGAAGACGATTCTGATCACACCTTTCATGTCCTGCAGTGCAAGACTTCCGGTTTATGTACTGTTCTCACAGATGTTTTTTGGCGATTACGCGATGTTTGCAGCTTTTTCCATGTATGTGCTGGGGCTTTTTGTGGCGATCCTGGTGGCGTTCGTCTTACATATCCTTGACCGGAAAGAGGCTAAAAACAATCTGCTGATCGAACTGCCGGAATATAAGGCGCCGAGTGCCCAGACCGTGTGGATCTATGTGTGGGAAAAGGTGAAGGATTACCTTACAAAGGCCGGAACAACGATTTTTATCGCTTCTATTGTGATGTGGTTTGTACTGAACTTTGGACCGCAGGGATTTGTCAGTGATATCACACAGAGTTTCGGCTCGTTGATCGGAAAAGCGGTAGTTCCTGTTTTTGCGCCGATCGGACTGGGGTACTGGCAGATCATCGTGGCACTGATCGCCGGAATTTCTGCAAAAGAAGTCGTGGTATCCAGCTGTTCGGTACTGTTCGGGGTGGGGAATGCCACGAGTGCGGCAGGCATGGCCACTCTGGCGGGAATCCTGGGAACTGCAGGATTCGGAATGCTGAATGCGTACTGTATGATGACTTTCAGCCTGCTTTACATCCCGTGTATCGCGACGCTTGCCACGATTAAGAAAGAATCCGGAAGCTGGAAAATGACGTTCCTTACCGCTGGATTTCAGCTGTGTGTGGCGTGGGTTGTGACGTTTTTGATCTATCAGGTTGGGAGTATGTTGTGA
- a CDS encoding FeoA family protein, with translation MKLIEGEVDSSYRVVHMDLPLNVDRRLEALGMTGDSRILVMNKKKKGAMVIKVRGTRFAIGKSIAEHIEVREDGGNGQ, from the coding sequence ATGAAACTGATAGAGGGAGAGGTTGACAGCAGCTACCGTGTGGTGCATATGGATCTGCCGCTGAATGTTGACCGGCGGCTGGAGGCGCTTGGAATGACGGGAGACTCCAGGATTCTGGTTATGAATAAGAAAAAAAAGGGGGCGATGGTCATCAAGGTGCGTGGCACCCGGTTTGCCATCGGAAAGAGTATAGCAGAGCATATCGAGGTGAGGGAGGATGGCGGCAATGGGCAATAA
- a CDS encoding type III pantothenate kinase has protein sequence MILAIDIGNTNIVVGCVDEKQTYFVERLSTVRTKTELEYAIDIKVVLDLYGIEYEQIQGGIISSVVPQITNIMRIATEKILRRKVLVVGPGIKTGLNILMDNPAQLGSDLVADSVAAINEYSAPLIVFDMGTATTVCVIDENRNYIGGMILPGVLVSLDSLTTHAAQLQGISLEPPKHMIGKNTIDCMKSGVIYSSAAMVDGLITRIEDELGKKATAIATGGLAKSIIPHCRREVIMDDDLLLKGLLIIYNKNKG, from the coding sequence ATGATTTTAGCCATTGATATCGGAAATACAAATATTGTGGTCGGGTGTGTGGATGAGAAACAGACATATTTTGTGGAACGTCTCTCTACCGTGCGGACGAAGACAGAACTGGAATACGCAATTGATATAAAAGTAGTGCTGGATCTCTATGGGATTGAGTATGAGCAAATCCAGGGAGGAATCATCTCTTCGGTTGTTCCTCAGATCACGAATATCATGCGGATCGCCACGGAGAAGATTCTTCGAAGAAAGGTGCTGGTGGTGGGGCCCGGAATCAAGACGGGACTGAATATCCTGATGGACAATCCTGCACAGCTCGGAAGTGACCTGGTGGCAGACTCCGTAGCCGCTATCAATGAATACTCTGCGCCGCTGATCGTGTTCGATATGGGCACGGCGACGACAGTATGTGTCATCGATGAAAACCGCAACTATATCGGGGGGATGATCCTGCCCGGCGTACTCGTATCGCTGGATTCACTGACGACCCATGCGGCGCAGCTGCAGGGGATCAGTCTGGAACCGCCGAAACACATGATCGGCAAGAACACGATCGACTGTATGAAAAGCGGTGTGATCTACAGCAGTGCGGCCATGGTGGACGGTCTGATTACAAGGATCGAGGATGAACTGGGCAAAAAGGCGACCGCAATCGCCACCGGAGGACTGGCAAAGTCTATTATTCCTCACTGCAGAAGAGAAGTTATCATGGATGATGATCTGTTATTGAAGGGATTACTTATCATTTACAACAAGAATAAAGGTTAG